The Metopolophium dirhodum isolate CAU chromosome 4, ASM1992520v1, whole genome shotgun sequence DNA window ACCACGAAAAACTATGTaagtgtttattaataattcacgCGCGTGAATATTCGCGCGCGCGATTGTCGATCACGCACTCCAGTCACGCAGCTGTCGCCACGAAGTCAACTTCTGCGTGAAACGCATTGCgggatttcatttattttaatatattatttaattattatttaatataatattattgtattatatgttttatttgattttatcaatATCAAGTCAAATCAAACGGCAGGTAGAAGTAAGtaagaataattttcaaatataagctgctatataaataacaaataattttttttttgtaaattattacaattttcaatgttttttttttaaattagttttggtGAACTATGGAGTCGAGGGCATTTAATGTTATGGATGACGAAAAACTCATAGAAGTTGTTCGTAATTAtcctgtaatttataaattgagtgacaaaaattataaggataattGCATTAAAGATAATGTTTGGAAAGAAATTTCACAGTCTATTGGAAAAAACGGTATGTAATGtcattagaaaattaatataaattataagttaaaaatatagtaagatagtaatatgatataagaaaatattatgatttgtgatTCAAATTGTTTGTTCTTGAATAACGAATACGAGACAACAGTCaagaaaatttgatatttatagaatatcaataTGTGACTGAATAAAAtcttatctaaaattaaataatttacttacattTCTAATAATACAGAatgttttagtttaattatatctatatgtgATAATTTATAGTGACcgaaaataaacttatatacatataatgtttggttttataacttaaaataatatgttagttgataataataaacttaattttacattataaataatattacactgaatataatatgaaaatagttaatagtaaaatcatatttggactactaataatttttgtaaacagtcaatataatatataacaacacTATCTTAATTAGTACGAGTCACGTGTTTTTGCTGCCAACTCACTGATCCTGACctactgttaaaataatctttaaaagttTCCCTAACTCGAAAAGCTTCATGAGTTGCGTTTCCTCCAACTGCACCAAATTGTATCATGTTCGTGTTCGTTTGAACGTCTGTTATGGGATCTCTGTCTGTCGAATCCATAGGACACACCATTCGTTCTTCTCGTAACATGTTATGGATAATACATGCGGCCATTATTAAATTGTCGACTGTGTCAGGCAGAATATTAATTGGCGTGAAAAATACACGAAAGTATTGACACATTATGCCAAACGTATTTTCTGTGGTTCTTCGAGCTCGACTTAGGCGGTAATTAAAAATGGCTTTTTTTGGATCTAGTTTTGATTGGTTTCGGGGATAAGGCCTCATCATTGTCTCCGTCAATTTAAATGCTTCGTCACCGACAAATACATGTGGCAAGACTACATCAGTGTTTGGTAAACATTTTGGTTCTGGAAATTTGAATTCTCCGGTTGATATTGATTTGCCCAAATTAGATTTAGGGAAAATTCCTGCATCGCCTTCTTTACCATACGATCCTATGTCTACCACCAGAAATTTGTTATTCGCGTCGACTAAAGCCAAtaacacaattgaaaaaaatgacttgtaattaaaaaacagcGATCCAGAGTTATCAGGGCAAACGATCCGTATGTGCTTCCCGTCTATGGCGCCGCAGCAATTTGGAAAATTCCACATTTCATAGAAATCGTTGGCTACTTTCGACAAACTACATTGCGTTGGTTCAGGTAttgctatattttttaaacgatgACAAATAGCAACTAATACTTCCCTTATAATAGTACTTATCCAACTGTGAGATATTCGGAATTGAAAAGCAAGGGATCTATAACTTTCACCGGTTGCTaaaaatctgtaaaatataaataatacactaaaattattttcagtaaatgaTTGTAAGACAAGATGGCGCACAATAAGagattcatataaaaaaaatttaaagaaacgaAGATTAGGTACCGGTTCAGCAGCTACAACAAAATCGAAGTACAATGACGATTCATTAAGTTTTTTAGATAACATCGAAAACGAAAGaaggtaaacaattattatatgtcgtatattattatgtattatattgtattgaatttttaaacctTAGATAaggattataaaaatgttatgaatttttaactactaaggttacttgtacatttttttttgaaaatagaaaacaattaaaaaacgcagttgtaaaatcaatacattttatatttatgtgtattttttatgtgtaattattttcaGAACTACATCGAACATTTCAGTAGAAAAAAAAGCCTGCAATGACAACACAAACTACTCAGAAATGGCCGTAAATGATAGTTTTGACCAAACTGAAGAAATCGAGCCAGAGAAGGAACTGTTACTTAAAAGTTCTGAACCATTATTAGATATGCCCATTGATGACAAACTACCAAATACAGAAATAAACCATAGTTTGATAGATTCATTTACAAAACcgtgcgaaaaaaaaaacaacacgaaGAGCtcaagataaaatattagatgaaattaaaaaaggaCGAGAGGAGCGATTGGCAGCGTTAAGAGAAATGAAACAACAAGAATCTATTGATccaattcaaactttttttaaaagtatggcGTCAACGGTTTCAATGTTTCCTCCAGAATCAGTTGTGGAAGCCAAAATGAGGATATTTAACATTGTTTCCGAAATGGAATTACGCTTATTAAAAACAAAGGCTACCACGAGTACACCACCTGTAGAAACAATGACAtcaacatcaacattttcatcgaATCTGCAAGTTCCTACAATACTTGCCGATGAATCTTCGTGTTCCACTACGATGTCAAGTGTTTCGGACATTTCAAATCCTACTCCATCTGCGAAGTccaatttttcttatttaaaatatctcgaagaatattaatttttttatttttattaagcaagtttaacatttttcatgcacagttttattttattttattttgaaaaaaaattattttttgatattttatagtttgaaaattaccAGATTGGTACGaagttagtatatatattattttattttattaaaatgaaatctcCATATAACAttggtgtaaatttaaatatttattattttttgttgctttattttaattactattaacgCTCAGTGGTTAGGACTTAGGTTAGATATATTCcaagttctaaataaataatatgtatgtattttttaaatgaatcatTCTATCAatatcagaataatataattgaaatggAAAATTACCCAAATATTTATTGTCCCtttcttattttgataaatatacctatagtacaataattttacttaccTTAGAGTGACGCTAAGTTTCTCTTCTGGTGATATTGGTTTCTTAATCCGATTACTTGGACGCCTTCTTATATCTTCTTTAATAgcatttagtatataattaaataattcaaatgacACTCTAAAATATGCCCTGAATCTAGTTTCATTGTCAATTAGGCGCCTTTGAATTAAAGTACTGAAACAACCCTCCCTGCTCCGTTGACTAAACATTTCATCATTTTCATTACGGAAATGATTCGCAAGTAGCAATAGTTCTTCATCTGCTTCATCCTCCAAAATATTGTAAAGCATAACTACGTCCATTTTGATGAAATACTAAACATCAACTGACGAAGTGACGACACTTTTCTAAACTCCAAATCGCGCAGTCGTAAACACGCATCGTAGCAAAACACTTCCATCACGCATCACGCAAGCGTGATCGCGCAAACGCGCATCGCGCACCGCGCAATCACGCACGCGTGATTGTAGGAAACCACGTCTTTATgcgttatacattattattattattattatatattattatattttgaacagttGAAACTCCTATATAGGCGACCATACGgattttattgttatagcaTCTAATAGTTGAAAGTGTacgaaaattattcaaaactcGATATTGTAGACAAGCGAACTAGTGCAAGttttatagatacctaccaTTGAGTCATTAATTGTATTAGTATATAgcacagttaaattgtataggtaataggtactataacgtATATATAATGAACAATTGCTGTCCCATacgtatttaattgtttttatattttaacatgctAACGAATAAATGAAAGCCGCAATCCTAATTTGTCTAAACATATtctaataggtaattatatggGAGTTTAAAAGTTGAGttattcacattttattttatttaaattaatagacGGATCAATGTCATACTCAAGGTTGTCTCTCGT harbors:
- the LOC132943804 gene encoding uncharacterized protein LOC132943804; the protein is MESRAFNVMDDEKLIEVVRNYPVIYKLSDKNYKDNCIKDNVWKEISQSIGKNVNDCKTRWRTIRDSYKKNLKKRRLGTGSAATTKSKYNDDSLSFLDNIENERRTTSNISVEKKACNDNTNYSEMAVNDSFDQTEEIEPEKELLLKSSEPLLDMPIDDKLPNTEINHSLIDSFTKPCEKKNNTKSSR
- the LOC132943803 gene encoding uncharacterized protein LOC132943803, with amino-acid sequence MDVVMLYNILEDEADEELLLLANHFRNENDEMFSQRSREGCFSTLIQRRLIDNETRFRAYFRVSFELFNYILNAIKEDIRRRPSNRIKKPISPEEKLSVTLRFLATGESYRSLAFQFRISHSWISTIIREVLVAICHRLKNIAIPEPTQCSLSKVANDFYEMWNFPNCCGAIDGKHIRIVCPDNSGSLFFNYKSFFSIVLLALVDANNKFLVVDIGSYGKEGDAGIFPKSNLGKSISTGEFKFPEPKCLPNTDVVLPHVFVGDEAFKLTETMMRPYPRNQSKLDPKKAIFNYRLSRARRTTENTFGIMCQYFRVFFTPINILPDTVDNLIMAACIIHNMLREERMVCPMDSTDRDPITDVQTNTNMIQFGAVGGNATHEAFRVRETFKDYFNSRSGSVSWQQKHVTRTN